The following proteins come from a genomic window of Enterobacter chengduensis:
- the thpR gene encoding RNA 2',3'-cyclic phosphodiesterase, whose product MPESKRLFFAIELPTTIQRQIVRWRADRFPPEAGRPVAAANLHLTLAFLGDVSPEKQGALAAMAGRISQPPFTLHLDDAGQWLRSRVVWLGTRQPPRGLLQLANMLRAQAARSGCYQSPQPFHPHITLLRDAGQAVALPAPGFHWAFPVNEFALYESVFAQGRTRYTPLQRWTLGDTERNSDEV is encoded by the coding sequence ATGCCCGAGTCGAAACGGCTGTTTTTTGCCATTGAATTGCCCACCACGATACAGCGTCAGATTGTTCGCTGGCGCGCCGATCGCTTCCCGCCGGAGGCAGGCCGCCCCGTAGCGGCGGCCAACCTGCACCTGACGCTGGCCTTTTTGGGCGACGTCAGCCCCGAAAAACAGGGGGCGCTAGCCGCCATGGCCGGGCGGATTTCTCAGCCGCCGTTTACGCTTCATCTCGACGACGCGGGACAGTGGCTGCGTTCGCGCGTGGTCTGGCTGGGCACGCGCCAGCCGCCGCGCGGTTTGTTACAGCTGGCAAATATGCTGCGCGCGCAGGCGGCCCGCAGCGGCTGTTATCAGAGCCCGCAGCCATTTCATCCGCATATCACGCTGCTGCGCGATGCCGGTCAGGCCGTTGCCCTCCCGGCCCCGGGCTTTCACTGGGCCTTCCCGGTCAATGAATTCGCGCTTTATGAATCCGTCTTTGCTCAAGGACGCACACGCTACACGCCGCTGCAGCGCTGGACGCTGGGCGACACCGAAAGGAATTCTGATGAAGTTTAG
- the hrpB gene encoding ATP-dependent helicase HrpB produces MSSLPVAVILPELLAALRHAPQVLLNAPTGAGKSTWLPLQILKDANISGKIILLEPRRLAARNVAQRLAELLNEKPGETVGYRMRAETCVGATTRLEVVTEGILTRMLQNDPELTGVGLVILDEFHERSLQADLALALLLDVQQGLRDDLRLLIMSATLDNARLRQTLPDAPVISSEGRAFPVERRFQPLPSHQRFDEAVAIAAAELLRQEAGSLLLFLPGVGEIQRVQEQLSSRVGGDVLLCPLYGALSLQEQRKAILPAPAGQRKVVLATNIAETSLTIEGIRLVVDSAQERVASFDPRTGLTKLLTQRISQASMVQRAGRAGRLEPGICLHLTSAEQAERAAQQSTPEILQSDLSGLVMDLLQWGCPNPEQLTWLDAPPVVNLAAARNLLTELGALEGERLTARGQKMAALGNDPRLAAMLVAARGDDEIATAAKLAAILEEPPRGGSSDLGQAFSRNQGNWQQRAQQLCKRLNSRGGAPDSDKIAFLLAQAFPDRVARRRGLDGRYQLANGMGAMLDSDDALTRHEWLIAPLLLQGSHSPDARILQAVAVEIDALARACPQLLKQSDIVEWDDAQGTLKAFRRSQIGKLTLGTTPLAKPSEEELHQAMLNGIREKGLSVLNWTPEAEQYRIRLRCAAKWLPENDWPAVDDETLLATLERWLLPQMSGVHSLRALKAIDVKTALQNLLDWSLRQRLDSELPGHYTVPTGSRIAVRYHEDNPPALAVRMQEMFGEATTPSVADGRVPLVLELLSPAHRPLQITRDLGAFWAGSYREVQKEMKGRYPKHVWPDDPANTAPTRRTKKYS; encoded by the coding sequence GTGTCCTCATTGCCGGTCGCCGTCATTCTTCCCGAGCTTCTCGCTGCCTTACGCCATGCCCCGCAGGTTTTGCTGAATGCCCCGACGGGCGCGGGCAAGTCCACCTGGCTGCCGCTGCAGATCCTGAAAGACGCAAACATCAGCGGGAAAATTATCCTGCTGGAGCCGCGCAGGCTGGCCGCGCGCAACGTGGCGCAGCGTCTGGCGGAACTGCTGAATGAAAAGCCGGGCGAAACCGTAGGTTACAGGATGCGCGCCGAGACCTGCGTTGGAGCGACCACGCGGCTTGAGGTGGTCACCGAGGGGATTCTCACCCGCATGCTGCAAAACGATCCGGAGCTGACCGGCGTCGGGCTGGTGATCCTGGATGAGTTCCACGAGCGCAGCCTGCAGGCGGATCTGGCCCTCGCGCTGCTGCTGGACGTTCAGCAGGGGCTGCGCGACGATCTTAGGCTGCTTATTATGTCGGCCACGCTGGACAACGCGCGGCTACGGCAGACGCTGCCCGATGCGCCGGTCATCAGCTCGGAAGGGCGGGCCTTTCCGGTTGAGCGCCGCTTTCAACCGCTTCCCTCGCATCAGCGCTTTGACGAGGCGGTCGCCATTGCCGCCGCCGAGCTGCTGCGTCAGGAAGCGGGTTCCCTGCTGCTGTTTTTGCCGGGCGTCGGTGAAATCCAGCGCGTGCAGGAACAGCTTTCTTCCCGCGTAGGTGGCGATGTGCTGCTTTGCCCGCTCTACGGCGCGCTGTCGCTTCAGGAGCAGCGTAAAGCCATTCTTCCCGCCCCGGCGGGGCAGCGCAAGGTGGTGCTGGCCACCAACATTGCTGAAACCAGCCTGACCATTGAAGGTATTCGCCTGGTGGTGGATAGCGCGCAGGAGCGGGTGGCAAGCTTTGACCCGCGTACCGGGCTGACGAAACTCCTGACGCAGCGCATCAGCCAGGCGTCGATGGTGCAGCGCGCGGGCCGTGCGGGGCGTCTTGAGCCGGGTATCTGCCTGCATTTGACCAGCGCGGAGCAGGCCGAGCGCGCTGCGCAGCAAAGCACGCCGGAAATTTTACAAAGCGATCTGTCAGGCCTGGTGATGGATCTGCTGCAGTGGGGCTGTCCGAACCCCGAGCAGCTCACCTGGCTTGATGCCCCTCCAGTGGTGAACCTTGCCGCCGCGCGCAATCTGTTAACGGAGCTTGGCGCGCTGGAAGGCGAGCGTCTGACGGCGCGCGGCCAGAAAATGGCGGCGCTGGGCAACGATCCGCGTCTGGCCGCGATGCTGGTGGCCGCGCGGGGGGACGATGAAATTGCCACGGCGGCCAAACTGGCGGCTATCCTTGAGGAGCCGCCGCGCGGGGGCAGCAGCGATCTGGGGCAGGCCTTTTCACGTAATCAGGGGAACTGGCAGCAGCGGGCACAGCAGCTGTGTAAACGGCTGAATAGCCGGGGAGGCGCGCCCGACAGCGATAAGATCGCCTTCCTGCTGGCGCAGGCCTTCCCGGACAGGGTTGCCCGTCGGCGCGGGCTGGACGGTCGCTACCAGCTGGCAAACGGCATGGGGGCGATGCTGGACAGCGATGATGCGCTGACGCGTCACGAATGGCTGATTGCACCGCTCCTGCTCCAGGGGAGTCACTCCCCGGATGCGCGCATCCTGCAGGCGGTAGCGGTAGAGATAGACGCCCTGGCGCGAGCCTGTCCGCAGCTGCTTAAGCAATCGGACATCGTCGAGTGGGATGATGCCCAGGGCACGCTGAAGGCGTTTCGCCGTAGCCAGATTGGTAAGTTGACGCTCGGGACGACGCCGCTGGCGAAGCCGTCGGAAGAGGAGTTACACCAGGCGATGCTCAACGGTATCCGGGAAAAAGGGCTGAGCGTCCTGAACTGGACGCCGGAAGCGGAGCAGTACCGCATTCGTCTGCGCTGCGCCGCGAAGTGGTTACCGGAAAACGATTGGCCCGCTGTGGATGATGAGACGCTGCTGGCTACGCTTGAGCGCTGGCTACTGCCGCAAATGAGCGGCGTGCACTCCCTGCGTGCCCTTAAGGCGATTGATGTTAAGACCGCGTTACAGAATTTACTGGACTGGTCATTACGTCAACGTCTGGATAGTGAACTGCCGGGGCATTACACTGTGCCGACCGGAAGCCGGATTGCCGTCCGTTATCATGAGGATAATCCGCCGGCGCTGGCCGTTCGGATGCAGGAGATGTTTGGTGAGGCCACCACGCCGTCCGTTGCTGACGGGCGCGTGCCGCTAGTGCTTGAGCTGCTGTCGCCAGCGCATCGCCCGCTACAAATCACCCGGGATTTGGGTGCGTTCTGGGCGGGCAGCTACCGTGAAGTGCAGAAAGAGATGAAGGGGCGATACCCCAAACACGTGTGGCCGGACGATCCGGCGAATACGGCGCCGACGCGGCGAACGAAGAAGTATTCGTAA
- the mrcB gene encoding bifunctional glycosyl transferase/transpeptidase, with the protein MAGNDREPIGRKGKPTRPAKEKVSRRRLRDEDYDDDYEDDDEDDEPMPRKGKGKGRKPRGKRGWFWLLLKLFIVFVVLMAIYGVYLDQKIRSRIDGKVWQLPAAVYGRMVNLEPDMSITKNEMVKLLEATQYRQVSKMTRPGEFTVQAKSIEMIRRPFDFPDSKEGQVRARLTFDGDRLDTIENMDNNRQFGFFRLDPRLITMLSSANGEQRLFVARNGFPDLLVDTLLATEDRHFYEHDGISLYSIGRAVLANLTAGRTVQGASTLTQQLVKNLFLSSERSYWRKANEAYMAVLMDARYSKDRILELYMNEVYLGQSGDNEIRGFPLASLYYFGRPVEELSLDQQALLVGMVKGASIYNPWRNPKLALERRNLVLRLLQQQQVIDQELYDMLSARPLGVQPRGGVISPQPAFMQLVRQELQSKLGDKVKDLSGVKIFTTFDSVAQDAAEKAAVEGIPALKKQRKLSDLETAMVVVDRNTGEVRAMVGGAEPQFAGYNRAMQARRSIGSLAKPATYLTALSQPNLYRLNTWIADAPISLRQPNGQVWSPQNDDKQFSGQVMLVDALTRSMNVPTVNLGMSLGLPAIVDTWQKLGVSKDQLHPVPAMILGALNLTPIEVAQAFQTIASGGNRAPLSALRSVIAEDGSVLYQSFPQAERAVPAQAAYMTLWTMQQVVQRGTGRQLGAKYPGLHLAGKTGTTNNNVDTWFAGIDGREVVITWVGRDNNQPTKLYGASGAMSIYQRYLANQSPVPLNLVAPEDIVDMGVDGSGNFVCGGGMRTLPVWTTNPDSLCQQSQPEQPAGNPFDQSSQPQQPQQQQPQQNEKKDSDGVAGWIKDMFGGN; encoded by the coding sequence ATGGCGGGGAATGACCGCGAGCCAATAGGACGTAAGGGAAAACCCACGCGTCCGGCGAAAGAAAAAGTAAGCCGTCGTCGCCTCAGAGATGAGGACTATGACGATGACTATGAAGACGATGATGAGGATGATGAACCCATGCCGCGTAAAGGAAAAGGCAAAGGGCGCAAGCCTCGGGGCAAACGCGGCTGGTTCTGGCTGCTGCTGAAGCTGTTTATTGTTTTTGTTGTGCTGATGGCAATTTACGGCGTGTACCTGGATCAGAAGATCCGCAGCCGTATCGACGGTAAAGTCTGGCAGCTACCTGCGGCAGTGTATGGCCGTATGGTGAACCTTGAGCCAGATATGTCCATCACGAAGAACGAAATGGTGAAGCTGCTGGAAGCCACCCAGTATCGCCAGGTGTCAAAAATGACGCGGCCCGGCGAGTTTACCGTGCAGGCGAAAAGCATCGAGATGATCCGCCGTCCGTTTGATTTCCCGGACAGCAAAGAAGGCCAGGTGCGCGCGCGTCTGACCTTTGACGGCGATCGTCTGGACACCATCGAGAACATGGATAACAACCGTCAGTTCGGTTTCTTCCGTCTCGATCCGCGCCTGATCACCATGCTCTCGTCGGCAAACGGCGAGCAGCGTCTGTTCGTGGCGCGTAACGGCTTCCCGGATCTGCTGGTGGATACCCTGCTGGCAACCGAGGACCGTCATTTCTACGAGCACGACGGCATCAGCCTTTACTCTATCGGCCGTGCCGTACTGGCGAACCTGACCGCGGGTCGTACCGTGCAGGGGGCGAGTACGCTGACTCAGCAGCTGGTGAAGAACCTGTTCCTCTCCAGCGAACGCTCTTACTGGCGTAAAGCCAACGAAGCGTACATGGCCGTGCTGATGGACGCGCGTTACAGCAAGGATCGTATTCTTGAGCTGTACATGAACGAGGTGTACCTCGGTCAGAGCGGCGATAACGAAATCCGCGGCTTCCCGCTGGCCAGCCTGTACTACTTTGGCCGCCCGGTGGAAGAGCTGAGCCTGGACCAGCAGGCGCTGCTGGTGGGCATGGTGAAAGGGGCGTCCATCTACAACCCGTGGCGTAACCCGAAGCTGGCGCTGGAGCGTCGTAACCTGGTGCTGCGTCTGCTGCAACAACAGCAGGTGATTGACCAGGAGCTGTACGACATGCTGAGCGCGCGTCCGCTTGGCGTTCAGCCGCGCGGTGGGGTGATCTCGCCACAGCCTGCGTTTATGCAGCTGGTGCGTCAGGAGCTGCAAAGCAAGCTGGGTGATAAGGTCAAAGATCTCTCCGGCGTGAAGATCTTCACCACCTTTGACTCGGTCGCCCAGGACGCGGCGGAAAAAGCGGCGGTGGAAGGTATTCCGGCCCTGAAGAAGCAGCGCAAGCTCTCCGATCTGGAAACCGCGATGGTGGTGGTTGACCGAAACACCGGCGAAGTGCGCGCGATGGTGGGCGGCGCCGAGCCGCAGTTTGCAGGCTACAACCGCGCCATGCAGGCGCGCCGTTCGATTGGTTCTCTGGCAAAACCGGCGACCTACCTCACCGCCCTGAGTCAGCCGAATCTGTATCGTCTGAATACCTGGATTGCGGATGCGCCGATCTCCCTGCGCCAGCCTAACGGCCAGGTTTGGTCCCCGCAGAACGATGATAAACAGTTCAGCGGCCAGGTCATGCTGGTGGATGCGTTGACTCGCTCCATGAACGTGCCAACGGTGAACCTGGGCATGTCGCTGGGCCTGCCTGCGATTGTCGACACCTGGCAAAAACTGGGCGTGTCGAAAGATCAGCTGCACCCTGTGCCGGCGATGATCCTCGGGGCCCTGAACCTGACGCCAATCGAAGTCGCCCAGGCATTCCAGACCATCGCCAGCGGCGGTAACCGTGCGCCGCTGTCGGCCCTGCGTTCGGTGATTGCCGAAGATGGCTCCGTGCTGTATCAGAGCTTCCCGCAGGCGGAGCGCGCCGTTCCGGCTCAGGCCGCCTATATGACGCTGTGGACGATGCAGCAGGTTGTGCAGCGCGGTACCGGGCGTCAGCTGGGGGCGAAGTATCCGGGCCTGCATCTGGCGGGAAAAACCGGGACCACCAACAACAACGTCGATACCTGGTTTGCCGGTATTGATGGCCGCGAAGTGGTCATCACCTGGGTAGGCCGCGACAACAACCAGCCGACCAAACTGTACGGGGCGAGCGGGGCGATGTCGATTTACCAGCGCTATCTGGCCAATCAGTCCCCGGTGCCGCTGAACCTTGTCGCGCCGGAAGATATCGTGGATATGGGCGTTGATGGTTCCGGTAACTTTGTCTGCGGCGGCGGGATGCGTACCCTGCCGGTCTGGACGACCAATCCGGACTCGCTGTGCCAGCAAAGCCAGCCAGAACAGCCAGCGGGTAACCCGTTCGACCAGTCTTCTCAGCCTCAGCAGCCGCAGCAACAGCAGCCACAGCAGAACGAGAAGAAGGACAGCGATGGCGTAGCCGGCTGGATTAAGGATATGTTTGGCGGTAACTAA
- a CDS encoding fimbrial protein, translating to MDDCIGIYKDMNMNKSVISSFLAGSILAALSLPVLASSDSGTVNFAGKVVADTCEINVDGSGTTSSTVTFADTYPSDFGSDGAVGTTKAFKIEVKKCDPLVAKLNLKFSGTTTDAAKKRLKNDLSGAGNASNVGIIVSNENGSKGDVVFDGSVPAAGTDVANDETGATASVFNYIAKVIQIGDTAPTAGHYSSSATFEVVYR from the coding sequence ATGGATGACTGCATCGGAATATATAAGGATATGAATATGAACAAGTCTGTTATTTCTTCATTTTTGGCTGGAAGCATTTTGGCTGCGCTGTCTCTGCCAGTATTAGCCTCGAGCGATTCAGGCACGGTGAATTTTGCCGGAAAAGTGGTGGCTGACACCTGTGAAATCAATGTCGACGGCTCCGGCACGACATCATCAACCGTGACGTTCGCCGATACCTATCCTTCCGACTTTGGCTCTGACGGCGCGGTGGGCACCACCAAAGCGTTTAAGATCGAAGTGAAAAAATGCGACCCGCTGGTTGCCAAGCTAAACCTCAAGTTCAGCGGTACGACGACGGACGCCGCGAAAAAACGGCTCAAAAACGATCTCAGCGGCGCGGGCAATGCCAGCAACGTTGGCATTATCGTCAGCAATGAAAACGGCTCGAAAGGCGACGTGGTGTTTGACGGCTCCGTGCCCGCTGCGGGCACCGATGTGGCAAACGATGAGACAGGAGCCACCGCGTCGGTCTTTAACTATATCGCGAAGGTGATTCAGATAGGCGATACGGCACCTACCGCTGGCCATTATTCCTCTTCGGCAACGTTCGAGGTTGTGTATCGCTAA
- a CDS encoding fimbrial biogenesis chaperone yields MKTLFKLLCGCLVISCLSAQASVVLGGTRIIYPSNKSEVQIALKNKDPHTRYLVQSWVSYVNNAKAPFVITPPVYKLQENRQTLLHIIFTGDKKSLPSDRESLFLANVKSVSALSPELKEKNTLQFAMKTRLKLFWRPSQLKEADALVADEKMTFRRQGDTLIAKNPTPYYISFGDLAVGGKSVPVEETEATPGAISMMVAPFSEQRFALPKGAAGAVTWTAINDFGAQTPQRKQAL; encoded by the coding sequence ATGAAGACTTTATTTAAATTGTTATGTGGTTGTTTAGTTATTTCTTGCCTGTCAGCGCAGGCCAGCGTGGTTCTTGGCGGAACGCGTATTATTTATCCTTCAAATAAATCTGAAGTACAAATAGCCCTTAAAAATAAAGATCCGCATACGCGTTATCTGGTGCAAAGCTGGGTCAGCTACGTCAATAATGCCAAAGCGCCCTTCGTTATTACGCCTCCTGTTTATAAGCTGCAGGAGAATCGTCAAACCCTTTTACACATTATTTTCACCGGCGATAAAAAAAGCCTGCCGTCAGACCGCGAATCGCTGTTCCTGGCGAATGTGAAATCGGTCTCCGCGCTGTCCCCGGAGCTGAAAGAGAAAAACACCCTGCAGTTCGCGATGAAAACGCGGCTGAAGCTTTTTTGGCGCCCGTCTCAGCTAAAAGAGGCCGATGCGCTGGTGGCGGATGAAAAAATGACGTTCCGTCGCCAGGGCGACACGCTTATCGCCAAAAACCCGACACCGTATTACATCTCCTTTGGCGACCTGGCCGTGGGCGGGAAAAGCGTACCGGTGGAAGAGACGGAAGCCACGCCGGGGGCCATCTCGATGATGGTCGCGCCGTTTAGCGAGCAGCGTTTTGCGTTGCCGAAAGGGGCGGCGGGTGCGGTGACCTGGACGGCAATCAATGATTTCGGGGCGCAAACCCCTCAGCGCAAGCAGGCCCTTTAA